The following are from one region of the Methanomicrobia archaeon genome:
- a CDS encoding DUF362 domain-containing protein, with amino-acid sequence MTDVYRLANLYRPEQIRDLFERVSELETGALVAVKLHMGELINYRFIRPPFVRELVAAIRAAGATPFLTDTTTLYTRDRHNAVDYLNTARQNGFNFATVGAPVIIADGLTGESGVLIGTGGKLVKEIEVGQAIYEADYLVTVTHCTGHPSTGYAGALKNLGMGCCTKNGKRAVHRFSIPEFDETKCEQCPRCIEACPYSFIQMDDDPVIDPQGCVGCARCIKACPTGAMHRPHGWYEQYMTALIEAANAIQKHFANNICFINFLTDVTTTCDCIVQQRPFIPDLGALASRDVVSIEQASFELIQAAAGPDAEAMGVHSEIQFALAEQLRLGTRSYTVSYLE; translated from the coding sequence ATGACGGACGTATACCGGCTTGCGAACCTCTATCGCCCCGAACAGATTCGTGATCTGTTTGAGCGAGTTAGCGAGCTGGAAACGGGCGCCTTGGTCGCGGTGAAGCTCCATATGGGTGAGCTCATCAACTACCGGTTCATTCGCCCACCGTTCGTGCGTGAGCTCGTGGCGGCAATCAGAGCTGCTGGTGCAACGCCGTTTCTGACCGATACGACGACCCTGTACACGCGCGATCGCCACAATGCTGTTGATTACCTCAATACCGCACGACAGAACGGTTTCAACTTCGCTACAGTTGGCGCGCCTGTCATCATCGCCGACGGCCTTACCGGCGAATCCGGTGTGCTGATAGGAACCGGTGGCAAACTCGTGAAAGAGATTGAAGTCGGGCAGGCGATCTACGAGGCTGATTACCTCGTGACCGTAACGCACTGCACCGGGCATCCGAGCACGGGCTATGCGGGTGCACTCAAGAATCTGGGCATGGGCTGCTGCACGAAGAACGGTAAGCGAGCGGTGCACCGGTTCTCAATACCCGAATTCGACGAAACGAAGTGCGAGCAGTGCCCGCGCTGCATCGAGGCCTGTCCTTATTCGTTCATCCAGATGGACGACGACCCCGTGATCGATCCTCAGGGCTGCGTTGGCTGTGCGCGCTGCATCAAAGCCTGTCCAACCGGTGCGATGCACCGCCCCCATGGCTGGTACGAGCAGTACATGACCGCGCTGATCGAAGCGGCAAATGCGATCCAGAAGCACTTCGCGAATAACATCTGCTTCATCAATTTCCTCACGGACGTTACGACCACGTGCGACTGCATCGTTCAACAGCGGCCGTTCATTCCTGATCTTGGCGCGCTCGCATCCCGCGATGTTGTCAGCATCGAGCAAGCCTCCTTCGAGCTCATTCAAGCCGCTGCGGGACCAGACGCAGAAGCCATGGGCGTCCATAGCGAGATCCAGTTCGCTCTTGCCGAGCAGTTACGGCTGGGAACCAGATCGTATACCGTGAGCTATCTGGAGTAA